A genomic stretch from Leptotrichia sp. HSP-536 includes:
- the ytvI gene encoding sporulation integral membrane protein YtvI yields MASYKNFDFKKLYFIVYIALILLVVFIVFKLGIFLFPFTIALFFSLLTRPLTRFLENKLKLSKKISTIISIVAFLIIFFGIIGWCSLKLVSEIYKLSQNLNSYSEMIQKLWTDSMAKIYSYLGNFPSGFTKQINDTINGFISSGSAKLGVFIKGLINFITSIPTLILYICITILATFFISLDRDKIISFLEQQFPKSWLDKLFNIKTDMFTVLGSYIKAQLILMTICFFELLVCLNLLSFLHFNVAYPLLMSIIICAIDALPILGAGTILIPWAVISFALGDIKLGIALIMIYLVVLSVRQMLEPKLVSQNLGVHPLITLISMYSGFKIFGVIGFLIGPIVMIILKNVFSKELEVGFFRDIFGDSADDEISRNSKKNLIT; encoded by the coding sequence ATGGCAAGTTACAAAAATTTTGACTTTAAAAAATTATATTTTATTGTATACATCGCTTTAATTTTGCTAGTTGTATTTATAGTTTTCAAACTGGGAATTTTTTTATTTCCATTTACAATAGCCTTATTTTTTTCATTACTGACACGCCCGCTTACACGATTTTTAGAAAATAAGCTAAAGCTTTCAAAAAAAATTTCCACAATAATTTCAATTGTAGCATTTTTAATTATATTTTTTGGGATTATTGGCTGGTGTTCTCTAAAATTAGTCAGTGAAATTTACAAATTATCACAAAATTTAAATAGTTACAGTGAAATGATTCAGAAATTATGGACTGACAGCATGGCAAAAATTTATTCTTATTTAGGAAATTTTCCATCAGGCTTTACAAAACAAATAAATGATACTATAAACGGATTTATTTCTTCAGGTTCAGCAAAACTTGGAGTATTTATAAAAGGGCTTATAAATTTTATTACATCGATTCCTACTTTAATTTTATACATTTGCATAACAATTTTAGCAACTTTTTTTATAAGTCTTGACCGTGATAAAATTATCTCATTTTTGGAACAGCAGTTCCCAAAATCCTGGCTAGATAAATTATTCAATATAAAGACAGATATGTTTACAGTGCTTGGTTCCTACATAAAAGCCCAGCTAATTCTAATGACAATCTGCTTCTTTGAACTCTTAGTCTGCCTGAATTTGCTATCATTTCTGCATTTTAATGTAGCATACCCACTGCTTATGTCAATTATTATCTGTGCGATAGACGCTCTGCCAATTTTAGGAGCCGGTACAATTCTAATTCCATGGGCTGTAATTTCTTTTGCATTAGGAGACATAAAACTGGGAATCGCATTAATAATGATTTATCTGGTTGTCCTGTCAGTAAGGCAAATGCTGGAACCAAAACTAGTAAGCCAAAACTTAGGCGTTCATCCACTAATTACGTTAATATCAATGTATTCTGGCTTCAAAATTTTTGGAGTTATAGGATTTTTGATTGGACCCATTGTAATGATTATTTTAAAAAACGTATTTTCTAAAGAATTAGAAGTCGGATTTTTCAGAGATATCTTTGGCGATTCAGCAGATGACGAAATTTCAAGAAATTCTAAAAAAAACTTAATAACTTAA